In one Bryobacteraceae bacterium genomic region, the following are encoded:
- a CDS encoding helix-turn-helix transcriptional regulator: MAQIEGFRQALAKVAQGTAAKRSKAVRGSYDGMIRQLEDELHEYDRLKSGELALPHVERLDQIAPFIARIRIAKGISQTELARRLGVSKQVISRYEENEYQTVAMARLQEILDAIGIKTLVTLSA; this comes from the coding sequence GTGGCTCAGATCGAGGGCTTTCGGCAGGCACTCGCGAAGGTGGCGCAGGGGACAGCCGCCAAGCGTTCCAAAGCGGTCCGAGGAAGCTACGACGGGATGATCCGGCAACTCGAAGATGAGTTGCACGAGTACGATCGACTGAAATCCGGCGAGCTGGCGCTGCCGCATGTCGAGCGACTCGATCAGATCGCTCCCTTCATCGCAAGGATCCGGATCGCCAAGGGAATCTCGCAAACCGAATTGGCGCGGCGGCTTGGGGTGAGCAAGCAGGTGATCAGCCGCTATGAAGAGAATGAGTATCAGACGGTTGCGATGGCCAGGCTCCAGGAGATCCTCGACGCGATTGGAATCAAGACTCTGGTGACGCTCAGCGCGTAA
- a CDS encoding S41 family peptidase translates to MEVDRRQKEKLLYKVSSLVQAKYFNPEFDAGKWRELVETRAPKILDGGSAEEFEHQMHDLVSQLGSSHTAFYHKNWRPLPPRQSICATLQQCEAQDGLRWMLQDVQEGGPGYLAGLRQGDLLLGIGEEETRPPGRILLKPGTSAKLLVRKPDGSQVSVDLDIPVLKSKRPFSTPQAVIASKIEPGIGYLKINMFPGLVGIDVARDIDRAVESFRECDRLIVDLRGNSGGGIGGLRLMSYLTPAKIPIGYSLSRARAQKGYKKEELTRFEHIPSRKIALIWLILRYGFVDHSVALFTEGLGPQKFHGRVALLVNEHSASASEMVAAFAAENGLAKIIGTTTPGRLVGSKPFKLSQGYFLILPVGAYLTWQGSRLEGQGVKPDLEVPLSYESISNGRDNQLEAAIQIVRGR, encoded by the coding sequence ATGGAAGTTGACCGGAGACAGAAAGAGAAGCTCCTGTACAAGGTCTCCAGCCTTGTGCAGGCGAAGTATTTCAATCCGGAGTTCGATGCCGGGAAGTGGCGAGAGCTGGTCGAGACCAGAGCGCCCAAGATTCTGGATGGCGGAAGCGCGGAAGAGTTCGAGCACCAAATGCATGATCTGGTCTCGCAGCTCGGCTCAAGCCACACAGCCTTCTATCATAAGAATTGGCGTCCCTTGCCCCCGCGACAATCGATCTGCGCGACTCTTCAGCAGTGTGAGGCACAAGATGGACTTCGTTGGATGCTCCAGGATGTTCAAGAGGGCGGGCCAGGGTACCTCGCTGGCCTTCGTCAGGGCGACTTGTTGTTAGGCATTGGCGAGGAGGAAACGCGGCCTCCTGGCCGCATCTTGCTGAAGCCTGGCACGAGCGCGAAATTACTGGTTCGCAAGCCCGACGGTAGCCAGGTATCCGTTGATCTGGACATCCCAGTGCTGAAGTCCAAGCGACCTTTCAGTACACCGCAGGCAGTAATCGCATCCAAGATCGAACCCGGTATCGGTTATCTGAAGATCAACATGTTCCCCGGCCTTGTGGGAATTGATGTAGCACGCGACATTGACCGCGCGGTCGAGTCCTTTCGAGAGTGTGACCGGTTGATCGTCGACTTGCGCGGCAATTCCGGGGGCGGCATCGGAGGCCTGCGACTGATGAGCTACCTGACGCCGGCCAAGATTCCCATCGGTTACAGCCTGAGCCGGGCTCGCGCGCAGAAGGGCTACAAGAAAGAAGAACTGACGCGGTTTGAGCACATTCCTTCACGGAAGATCGCGCTCATTTGGTTGATTCTTCGATACGGGTTCGTAGATCATTCGGTGGCTCTATTCACCGAGGGATTGGGGCCACAGAAGTTCCATGGAAGAGTTGCCCTGCTAGTCAATGAACACAGTGCGAGCGCCAGCGAGATGGTCGCCGCCTTCGCCGCTGAGAACGGCCTCGCAAAGATCATTGGGACGACAACTCCGGGCCGACTCGTAGGTAGCAAGCCTTTCAAGCTGTCCCAGGGGTACTTCCTGATTCTCCCCGTCGGCGCATACCTCACTTGGCAGGGCAGCCGCCTAGAGGGTCAAGGAGTCAAACCTGACCTCGAAGTGCCGCTCTCGTATGAGAGCATCTCAAACGGGCGGGACAATCAACTCGAGGCCGCGATCCAAATCGTCAGAGGTCGCTAG
- a CDS encoding CPBP family intramembrane glutamic endopeptidase, which translates to MGLANAGWRPTTAAGWLVAASSGLVAGAAVYAIGSASGQNMMLSSDWRLVVLQLTLGPVLEEVVFRGYLFALLEWSFRTFATDCVLNWLVVITAALVFAVVHLAQPGVSWLQLACITSTGTLYGWIRQRSGSTAPAAMAHAAYNLMLYAAAGVPALHYYSA; encoded by the coding sequence TTGGGACTGGCCAACGCCGGTTGGCGGCCGACAACCGCTGCCGGATGGTTGGTCGCGGCGTCGAGCGGGCTCGTCGCCGGCGCCGCTGTTTATGCGATTGGATCGGCAAGCGGTCAGAACATGATGCTGAGCAGTGACTGGAGGCTTGTAGTCCTCCAGTTGACGCTTGGCCCTGTACTCGAAGAGGTTGTGTTTCGGGGCTACCTGTTCGCGTTGTTGGAGTGGTCGTTTCGGACGTTCGCCACAGATTGTGTTCTCAATTGGTTGGTCGTCATCACGGCGGCTCTGGTCTTTGCTGTCGTGCATCTGGCGCAACCCGGCGTCAGTTGGCTGCAGTTGGCGTGCATCACGTCAACTGGAACCCTATACGGCTGGATCCGGCAACGCTCGGGATCGACCGCACCGGCAGCGATGGCCCACGCTGCATACAACCTGATGCTCTACGCGGCCGCCGGCGTGCCAGCGCTTCACTACTATTCCGCCTGA
- a CDS encoding AAA family ATPase, with protein MSAARHMIALLKSHLEGDDKEFLSVAMQAAAHEARLGHVAVAQQLRDLIDESKRRSSAVGRRSGQLVVLEPRGELASLLSVQTPDIRFSDMALPDTLSDRLKRVLLEQRQQKRLREHSLSPRRKLLFVGLPGSGKTMTASALAGELHLPLFTIMLEGLITKFMGETAAKLRLVFEAIRQTQGVYLFDEFDALGTHRGQSNDVGEIRRVLNSFLQLLEKDNSHSLIVAATNHPELLDKALFRRFDDVIEYKMPDPELAEEILRRKLAMFQTAEVVWSRILPETEGLSQAELVRASEEAAKKAVLGGSTRITSEGLIAAVHERKAASH; from the coding sequence ATGAGCGCCGCCCGTCACATGATCGCGCTGCTGAAAAGCCACCTCGAAGGGGACGATAAGGAATTCTTGTCCGTCGCCATGCAGGCTGCCGCGCATGAAGCGCGGCTCGGCCATGTCGCGGTCGCCCAGCAGTTGCGCGACCTCATCGATGAATCGAAACGGCGATCTTCAGCGGTCGGAAGGCGGTCCGGGCAACTGGTCGTTCTTGAACCGCGCGGTGAACTCGCGAGCCTGCTCTCTGTTCAGACACCCGACATTCGCTTTAGTGACATGGCGCTGCCCGACACGCTGTCCGACCGCCTGAAGCGAGTGCTTCTCGAACAGCGGCAGCAGAAACGGCTCCGCGAGCACAGCCTGAGTCCGCGCCGCAAACTTCTCTTTGTAGGCCTGCCCGGCTCCGGCAAAACGATGACGGCGTCGGCGCTCGCCGGCGAATTGCATCTGCCACTTTTCACGATCATGCTTGAAGGTCTGATCACGAAATTCATGGGTGAGACAGCCGCGAAGCTGCGCTTGGTCTTCGAAGCGATTCGTCAGACTCAGGGCGTGTACCTTTTCGACGAGTTCGACGCGTTGGGGACCCATCGCGGCCAGTCGAACGACGTGGGCGAGATCCGGCGCGTTCTGAATTCGTTCCTGCAGTTGCTTGAAAAAGACAACTCCCACAGCCTGATTGTTGCGGCCACCAACCACCCCGAATTGCTGGACAAGGCCCTATTCCGGCGATTCGACGACGTGATCGAGTACAAGATGCCCGACCCAGAGCTTGCCGAGGAAATCCTGCGGCGCAAGCTGGCGATGTTCCAGACGGCGGAAGTCGTCTGGTCCCGCATTCTTCCCGAAACTGAGGGATTGAGCCAGGCTGAACTGGTTCGTGCCAGCGAAGAGGCTGCCAAAAAGGCCGTTCTGGGGGGATCGACGCGCATCACATCGGAAGGTCTGATCGCTGCGGTTCACGAACGAAAGGCAGCATCCCACTAA
- a CDS encoding tyrosine-type recombinase/integrase, with amino-acid sequence MSASTINLHLTVLRKLARQASLNGILSHESAAKINDVKGRRQQGARLGTSLTHEQARDLLEFPSRDSLRGKRDRALLGLLIGCGLNRGEVAGLTWDRVKKREGRWVIVDIEGKGNRVRNVPMPTWAKDSLDRWTLAADIRNGRLFRPIAQNGNLGKGLSPQAVYLIVRGYAEELGINIAPHDLRRTFAKLAHRGHSPLEQIQLSLGHESILTTERYLNVRQSLTDAPCDHLGIERENL; translated from the coding sequence ATGTCGGCGTCGACAATAAATCTTCACCTGACGGTGCTCCGCAAGCTCGCTCGCCAAGCCTCCCTAAACGGCATTCTGTCGCACGAATCCGCTGCCAAGATTAATGATGTAAAGGGGCGGCGCCAGCAAGGCGCTAGACTTGGAACCTCTCTCACGCATGAGCAGGCACGCGACTTGCTTGAGTTCCCTTCGCGAGACAGTCTCCGTGGAAAGCGGGACCGCGCTTTACTCGGCCTGCTAATAGGCTGCGGCCTCAATCGGGGCGAAGTCGCGGGCCTCACGTGGGATCGGGTAAAGAAACGCGAAGGGAGATGGGTCATCGTCGATATAGAGGGAAAGGGCAATCGTGTCCGGAACGTCCCTATGCCCACATGGGCGAAGGACAGTCTCGACCGGTGGACCCTTGCCGCCGATATACGGAATGGAAGACTATTTCGCCCCATCGCACAGAACGGCAACCTCGGCAAGGGCCTGAGCCCGCAGGCCGTCTACCTTATTGTTCGGGGCTATGCCGAGGAACTGGGGATCAACATCGCTCCTCATGATCTGCGTCGCACATTTGCGAAACTGGCGCATCGCGGCCATTCGCCTCTCGAACAGATCCAACTGTCCCTTGGGCACGAGTCGATACTGACCACCGAGCGCTACCTGAATGTTCGACAGAGCCTCACCGATGCGCCCTGCGACCATCTAGGCATAGAACGGGAGAATTTATGA
- a CDS encoding CHAT domain-containing protein — protein MGLAAVTAMPIAVAAALICAPLAAQTRPSDANPKRLIEKADRFAWLYNWYMAGPLYTGAEKLFEQAGDRRNTLYAKIGRLRSEWESMSFREVSEYLATELESPLAQNDGELRLWILDAKGALDLEVNVATARQVYEEARDLARKLGDKAREARASGELGIIAFLQGETGKSLELLSGALKTSIELKDVGAHIRYLTLMGNGLTLFGRPEDGIRYYDRALQLVRSTPELDTSTMAVAGKARALVALKKKAEAEKLFQETLDLAQRRNRRGLAASILTELGKLANDGGEHDRAVRFYEEAASLAGAGELHRLAATAMFGLARLYRDLGDLEKAEDSAAKGVEASQRVGETFELPERLGFLARLRADRGKLEDADRLYEQAEDVVEGLMVSVVSPSSRTSLIGAMSQIYVDHFALTVDRLKNPARALQVLERARGRTAADVLRARDPLPSTNTRTRTHEREIARLQIQLMRSSTREERRQVLERLFDAEQELYAAKFSRSRRLMERGQPVQLASLQESLRPDEVVLEYALGEPRSYGLVIDDTEIRVIPLPDRGRIEALVDKYLVEVRSRKAATELAKELHSMLLGSIPKLLRKPRLIVVPDGKLHLVPFDALINEKGEYVLASHIVTNAPSATVFHLLRSQPAGGVTSVPLLAVGDVPYQDKGNLVANNSGGTKPTSRAPTRGLYDLSGEPLPPLPGTAEEVLSVAGIAGARSVVLMGPKATEATFRSQPLEKVRILHMAVHGISSSVSPERAALVLARGAGDDDGLLQAREISEMNLAAELVTLSACDTGAGRLVGQEGIVNLVRAFLFAGARSVVASLWAADDVFTISLMRRFYGNLAKGADRGAALQKAKLELIEQFGDQALPFFWAGFTMVGDGSRPIRFSE, from the coding sequence ATGGGCCTGGCAGCCGTTACAGCCATGCCGATCGCCGTGGCGGCGGCGCTGATCTGCGCGCCCCTAGCCGCCCAAACTCGCCCAAGTGACGCCAATCCAAAGCGCCTGATAGAGAAGGCCGACCGGTTTGCCTGGCTCTACAACTGGTACATGGCGGGCCCCCTCTACACCGGGGCCGAGAAGCTCTTCGAGCAAGCGGGCGATCGCCGGAACACCCTCTATGCGAAGATCGGGCGCCTCCGGTCGGAGTGGGAGTCAATGTCGTTTCGCGAGGTTTCTGAATACCTGGCGACCGAACTCGAATCACCGCTCGCGCAGAATGATGGGGAACTCCGACTCTGGATTCTCGACGCCAAGGGTGCACTCGACCTTGAGGTCAATGTCGCCACCGCCCGGCAGGTCTACGAAGAAGCCCGGGACCTCGCCCGGAAACTTGGTGATAAAGCTCGGGAGGCAAGAGCCTCCGGTGAGTTGGGCATCATCGCGTTCTTGCAGGGGGAGACGGGCAAATCGCTCGAATTGCTATCCGGCGCGCTGAAGACTTCAATCGAACTGAAAGACGTCGGCGCCCACATTCGATATCTGACCCTGATGGGCAATGGCCTTACACTGTTCGGCCGCCCGGAAGATGGCATCCGCTATTACGATCGCGCTCTCCAGTTGGTGCGCTCCACACCAGAGCTGGACACTTCCACAATGGCCGTGGCGGGCAAGGCGCGGGCACTCGTCGCGCTCAAGAAGAAAGCGGAGGCGGAAAAGCTCTTTCAGGAGACGCTTGATCTTGCTCAACGCAGGAACCGTCGCGGGCTGGCTGCTTCGATACTGACCGAGCTAGGAAAATTGGCGAACGACGGAGGTGAGCACGACCGCGCAGTCAGGTTCTATGAGGAAGCGGCCTCCCTGGCCGGCGCCGGGGAACTGCACCGGCTCGCTGCGACGGCGATGTTCGGTCTTGCTCGACTGTACCGCGACCTCGGCGACCTTGAGAAAGCCGAGGACAGCGCGGCGAAGGGCGTCGAGGCCAGCCAAAGGGTAGGGGAGACTTTCGAACTACCCGAGCGGCTGGGCTTTCTGGCGAGACTTCGGGCAGACCGGGGCAAGCTCGAAGACGCCGACCGTCTTTACGAGCAAGCCGAGGATGTCGTCGAAGGTCTGATGGTAAGCGTTGTCAGCCCAAGCAGCAGAACATCGCTGATCGGAGCCATGAGCCAGATCTACGTTGATCATTTCGCCCTGACTGTGGATCGGCTCAAGAACCCGGCGAGAGCATTACAGGTGCTCGAGAGGGCTCGGGGCCGAACGGCAGCGGACGTCCTCCGAGCCAGGGATCCCCTCCCAAGCACAAATACCCGCACTCGAACGCACGAGCGCGAAATCGCACGGCTTCAGATTCAACTGATGCGTTCTTCGACCCGAGAGGAGCGGAGGCAGGTCCTCGAAAGACTCTTCGACGCGGAGCAGGAACTGTACGCAGCAAAGTTTTCCCGTAGCCGACGGCTGATGGAAAGAGGCCAGCCGGTGCAACTCGCTAGCCTACAGGAAAGCCTGCGCCCGGATGAGGTGGTGTTGGAGTATGCGCTCGGCGAACCGAGATCGTACGGCCTAGTCATTGATGACACCGAGATCCGCGTCATTCCACTACCGGACCGTGGCCGCATTGAAGCGCTCGTAGACAAGTACCTCGTGGAAGTCCGATCAAGAAAGGCCGCGACGGAATTGGCCAAGGAACTACACTCAATGCTTCTCGGATCGATTCCGAAGCTTCTGCGAAAGCCCCGTTTGATCGTGGTGCCGGACGGTAAGCTCCACCTGGTTCCATTCGATGCCTTGATCAACGAAAAGGGCGAATACGTTCTCGCGAGCCATATCGTCACCAACGCTCCGTCGGCTACAGTTTTTCACTTGCTGAGGTCTCAACCCGCAGGCGGAGTTACGAGTGTGCCGCTCTTGGCTGTCGGAGACGTGCCCTACCAGGACAAGGGGAACTTGGTCGCGAACAACAGCGGTGGCACCAAGCCGACGTCGCGAGCACCGACTCGAGGGCTTTATGACTTGAGTGGAGAGCCGCTTCCGCCGTTGCCCGGAACTGCCGAAGAGGTGCTGTCGGTTGCGGGTATCGCGGGCGCTCGCAGCGTCGTCCTGATGGGGCCGAAGGCAACTGAGGCGACATTTCGATCGCAGCCGCTGGAAAAGGTTCGGATCCTGCACATGGCAGTTCATGGGATCTCCAGCAGCGTGTCACCTGAACGTGCGGCGCTGGTGCTGGCCCGAGGTGCAGGCGATGACGACGGACTATTGCAGGCCCGTGAAATCTCCGAGATGAATCTCGCCGCTGAGCTTGTGACGCTTTCGGCCTGTGACACCGGCGCCGGCAGGCTCGTGGGGCAGGAAGGTATCGTCAACCTCGTTCGGGCGTTTCTGTTCGCCGGTGCACGAAGCGTGGTTGCCAGCCTCTGGGCCGCTGACGACGTGTTCACGATTTCCCTGATGAGGCGATTCTATGGCAACCTTGCGAAAGGTGCGGATCGAGGTGCCGCGCTGCAGAAAGCCAAGCTTGAGCTTATCGAGCAGTTTGGCGATCAAGCATTGCCGTTCTTCTGGGCTGGCTTCACGATGGTGGGAGATGGATCGCGACCGATCCGGTTTTCGGAGTAA
- a CDS encoding TonB-dependent receptor: protein MVLDESEAAIQQAKVTVVNRDTGAQRSLVSGADGIFLVAGLPPGTYEVRAEAKGFRTLVQTAAIRTGNTTRVDLQLPLGALEQIVEAIDRIPPLDYEKHGIGGGVSRFQIENLPLNGREFLQLAVMEPGVAAAPGAGFFTRRFDVSVLGAPPEQTRVTMDGGPIFGPVAGGTPQNFSQEVVREFQVSTANFDLSTGLTGSGAINVATRYGGNDYHGSGFFFFRDHNIAAYPALRREPTNPDPFFARRQAGFHLGGPLKKDRLFFFTTFEHMNQDGAVTVQPRVPEFFSFGGIFPSHFTGNQVTGRFDVRINEKNSMFLRYSHDGNDGFVPPAGQGNLPSNWSRNSNWADQSIVSVTTVLRPNLINELRFSYWYWHTRNRAPSRTECPGDCIGLGLPEISILGTDFVAGNYVLVPQGGDFRRYHTADHITSQTGRHQFRFGFEWQFDRGDGFLALFDPASMVLYSPQIVQAFNADPRVPPQARIPLAASFRTLNDLLQLPLIGASIGFGDPRQPPSFGFEGARKDHIVRFYWQDRWRVRPRFTLNYGLAYHYQTNLANHDLRKPDYLSPLLGSGGLAPTERDQNNFAPSLGVAWAATQDHKTVLRAGGGMYYDLPLALTRLQERSTIGPRGTGRVVIDASLVPNPIPGLPTVPLGRPLNFQSGPTHFTGAHLLSILPSVRGVLMQQFGNPNNTDLTVRNIDVFKQGGGLLARDFVAPYSLHFNVGVQREIFPDLVLSADFVRRRSVHRDTGGIDLNRWNGATGPVIPACVGQQALDARARCSTGPIDVQLSAGRSRYTGFLVKLDRRWSQRFQFALAYALASSVGLNQVINNDNWFESYGPTASDRRHALTVSGIVDLPWGFRLSSISTFMSKPPFRAQLFGLDLNGDGTINDLLPGTRWNDLNRGLGKADLARLVDAFNASAAGSRTPTGQVIPRVTLPVDFAFGDRFFSTDVRLGKIIRLRERYELNVFGEVFNVLNVANLTGHGLNLLQSSAFGQPANRATQVFGSGGPRAFQLAARFSF, encoded by the coding sequence GTGGTTCTCGATGAATCTGAGGCCGCGATTCAGCAAGCCAAGGTCACAGTTGTTAACCGAGACACAGGCGCGCAGCGATCGCTGGTGTCCGGCGCCGACGGGATCTTTCTCGTTGCCGGCCTCCCGCCAGGGACCTACGAGGTCAGAGCGGAGGCGAAGGGATTTCGGACTCTTGTCCAAACGGCAGCAATCCGGACAGGAAACACCACGAGGGTTGATCTGCAACTCCCGCTCGGGGCCCTGGAGCAGATCGTTGAAGCGATCGACCGAATTCCGCCACTGGATTACGAAAAGCACGGGATAGGGGGTGGGGTCTCACGATTCCAGATCGAGAACTTGCCGCTGAATGGACGGGAGTTTCTCCAGTTGGCCGTCATGGAGCCCGGTGTGGCCGCCGCGCCCGGCGCCGGATTCTTCACACGGCGATTCGATGTTTCGGTATTGGGTGCTCCGCCTGAACAAACGCGGGTCACGATGGATGGAGGGCCCATCTTCGGACCGGTCGCAGGCGGAACCCCACAGAATTTCTCTCAAGAGGTGGTTCGGGAGTTCCAGGTCTCAACAGCGAACTTCGATTTGAGCACAGGACTAACGGGGTCGGGAGCGATCAACGTCGCCACACGTTACGGAGGGAACGACTACCATGGCAGCGGGTTCTTCTTCTTCCGGGATCACAACATCGCCGCATACCCGGCGCTGCGCCGCGAGCCCACGAATCCCGATCCGTTCTTCGCCAGACGGCAGGCCGGCTTCCACCTTGGCGGACCACTAAAGAAGGATCGCCTGTTCTTTTTCACGACCTTCGAGCATATGAACCAGGACGGTGCGGTCACAGTGCAGCCGAGGGTGCCCGAGTTCTTCAGCTTCGGCGGCATCTTCCCCAGTCACTTTACGGGCAACCAAGTCACGGGCCGCTTCGACGTCCGGATCAACGAAAAGAACAGCATGTTTCTGCGCTACTCGCACGATGGCAACGACGGCTTCGTCCCACCCGCGGGACAGGGGAATCTCCCCTCGAACTGGAGCCGGAACAGCAATTGGGCGGACCAGAGCATCGTCTCCGTGACGACCGTGCTACGGCCCAATCTGATCAACGAACTTCGGTTCTCCTATTGGTATTGGCACACTCGTAATCGGGCGCCCAGTCGAACTGAGTGTCCGGGCGATTGCATCGGTCTCGGGCTGCCGGAGATCAGTATTCTCGGTACCGACTTCGTCGCCGGCAACTATGTGCTCGTGCCGCAGGGTGGAGATTTCCGTCGTTACCACACCGCCGACCACATAACGTCGCAGACGGGCCGCCACCAGTTCCGCTTCGGATTCGAGTGGCAGTTTGACCGAGGTGACGGATTCCTGGCCCTCTTTGATCCAGCGTCGATGGTGTTGTATTCACCTCAAATTGTCCAGGCCTTCAACGCAGACCCACGGGTTCCGCCACAGGCCCGTATTCCGCTGGCGGCGTCGTTTCGTACGCTCAACGATCTCCTGCAACTCCCCCTCATCGGTGCCTCCATCGGATTCGGGGATCCGCGTCAGCCGCCGTCGTTCGGATTTGAGGGCGCCAGGAAGGACCACATCGTCCGGTTCTACTGGCAAGATCGGTGGCGGGTACGGCCGCGGTTCACCTTGAACTACGGCCTCGCGTACCACTACCAGACGAATCTTGCTAATCACGACCTCAGGAAGCCGGACTATCTGTCCCCGCTCCTTGGGTCCGGCGGTCTGGCGCCAACAGAACGCGATCAGAACAACTTCGCACCATCGCTCGGCGTGGCTTGGGCAGCGACACAGGATCACAAGACCGTGCTCCGCGCCGGTGGCGGCATGTACTACGATCTGCCTCTCGCGCTGACGCGGTTGCAGGAACGTTCCACAATTGGCCCACGTGGAACTGGCAGAGTGGTGATCGACGCTTCCCTCGTACCGAATCCCATCCCAGGACTTCCCACGGTGCCGCTTGGGCGTCCGCTGAACTTCCAGAGCGGTCCAACCCACTTCACCGGCGCCCATCTCCTCTCGATTCTGCCGAGTGTCCGAGGAGTGTTGATGCAGCAGTTCGGCAATCCCAACAACACCGACCTCACGGTGAGGAACATCGACGTGTTCAAACAAGGCGGCGGACTCTTGGCGCGCGATTTCGTGGCGCCTTACTCGCTACATTTCAACGTCGGAGTACAGCGGGAGATTTTCCCGGACCTCGTCCTCAGCGCAGATTTCGTGCGGCGGCGCTCGGTCCATCGGGACACCGGTGGTATCGACCTCAATCGATGGAACGGCGCCACAGGCCCTGTCATCCCGGCGTGCGTCGGGCAGCAAGCGCTGGACGCCAGAGCGCGGTGCTCGACTGGGCCTATTGATGTACAGCTCAGTGCAGGGCGCTCACGATATACAGGTTTCCTAGTCAAGCTAGACCGGCGGTGGTCGCAACGATTCCAGTTCGCGCTCGCCTACGCCTTGGCAAGCAGTGTGGGGTTGAATCAGGTCATCAACAACGACAACTGGTTTGAGAGTTACGGTCCAACCGCGAGTGATCGACGGCACGCTCTTACTGTGTCAGGCATTGTGGATCTGCCTTGGGGGTTCAGGCTCTCCTCGATCTCCACCTTCATGAGCAAGCCACCGTTCCGCGCACAACTCTTCGGGCTCGACCTGAACGGTGACGGCACCATCAACGATCTGTTGCCGGGGACCAGATGGAACGACTTGAATCGGGGGCTCGGCAAAGCAGACCTTGCGCGACTGGTCGATGCCTTCAACGCCAGTGCCGCTGGGAGTCGCACTCCGACGGGCCAGGTGATTCCACGAGTCACTCTTCCCGTGGATTTCGCTTTTGGCGATCGATTCTTCTCCACAGATGTCCGGCTCGGCAAGATCATTCGGTTGCGCGAGCGATACGAGCTGAACGTCTTCGGGGAGGTCTTCAACGTGCTTAACGTCGCCAACCTCACCGGACACGGCCTGAATCTCCTTCAGAGTTCCGCTTTCGGGCAGCCGGCGAATCGTGCCACGCAGGTGTTCGGCTCCGGCGGGCCGAGAGCGTTTCAACTCGCGGCCAGATTCAGCTTCTGA